From the Acetomicrobium thermoterrenum DSM 13490 genome, the window GCAATCTGAAAGACGCTATCCGCAGACGTATAGACTATGGGGCAACCGGTCTTCAGATGTTCCGGGCCGAGATCTTCTATTATCATCGTTCCCGACGCGGGATAATTTCCCAAGATGTCTCGTCCGATTGCTTGTTTAAAGCTTTCTATTACTTCGCTTGGAAAACCTTTTGGGAAAGTTGGAAAGGGTTTGGTTAAAATAATTCCTGACAGTTCCCAATGCCCCGTCGTCGTATCTTTGCCAGCCGAAAGCTCGCGCAGCCTTCCAACAGCTGCCAAAGGAGGCCACATGACGGCCGTTCCTGGCAAATCGACAATCAAGGGCAATCCCAATTTACCGAGGTTAACCAAATTAATGCCTCCCATAGCTAAAGCCACATGATAGGCAGTATTGCTGCCTTCATCACCGTAACAATTCGCGTCAGGAGACTCACCTATGCCGTACCCGTCTAGAATTATTATAAAAGTCCTCAATGAAATACCTCCAATCATGGGTTAAGCTCTGGGATGGCATTTATCGTATATGTCGCGTAGCTCCAAATCAAGATGGGTATATCGTTCCGTTGTTGATATTGAAGCATGGCCTAAAAGTTCCTGTAGTGTTCTTAGATCCAGTCCCCGCCTCAACATATGAGTAGCCAGCGAATGACGCAACACGTGGGGATGAAGCCTTACGGACGGTATTCCTGCCGTCTTTCCTCTTCGCCGAATAACCCTCCACAGGTCCTCTCTATGCAGTTTTCTTCCCGTCCTTGTCAAAAATAACCAACGTTCTTCTCTCCTGTTAAGAAGTGGCCGTATGGCATCGACATAATGTCTCAACTTTTCTTTCACGGAACCAAGTAAAGGAACTACCCTCTCCTTATCGCCTTTTCCTATCACTCTAAGGGTTCCGGCACGCCAGTCTATATCTTCAAGGGCTAGAGAACAAACCTCTGAGGCTCTTAATCCACAACCGTAAGCCAATTCAAACAAAGTTTCATCTCGCCCCCCAAGAACAGACCCGTCTCTGCAGGAAGAAATCAGGCGCTCTATTTCTCCTTCGCTCAAAATTCGAGGCAACTTTTGCTCCTTAGAGGGCAATGATGGCAACCACTGTTCGCCGTCAACCCACCCTTCTATGGTCAGATAGCGATTCCAAGATCGTATAGCCGCAGCATATCGTTGCAGAGAAGCTTTGGATTTTCCTTCCGATGCCATCGCCTTTAAAAAACGTGACATATATTCGTGCCTGGGAGGGATTGGATCCAGATTTTGATTGCTGCAAAACTTGATCCATTTGGCTATATCGGTCATATAAGCTTCTATGGTGTTTTCGCTATAACCCCTTTCCAGGCGCAGGTAGCCTGCAAAGTCGCGGACCAGCTTATGACTTTCTTCAGGCACCTCTATCATCTCCCTTTAAAATAAACCTACGCCCTTTGAACATAGGGGGCGTAGGTTTATTTTACATTAAAATTGAGCCTAAAAGCTCTTTTCTCCGGGATAAGGGATTGCAAATGATCATTGATCCCTGCGACGATTCAAATACCACATTAGCGCTGCAAAAGTTTTTGCGTCCTCAATTTTTTTGGCTTCGATAAGGCGTTGGCACTCTTTAGGAGCAACTATCACCTTTTCTATTATTTCATCTTCATCGCCATCTAACTTAGAAGGAAATATTTCCGTTGCATAGAAAAGATGAATTATCTCGTTCGCAAAACCGGGAGAAGAGTAAAAACTAGCGATGTGTTCTATATTTCTTGCATCGTATCCAACCTCTTCCCTAAGTTCGCGCTTTGCCGTCTCCGCTGGCGATTCTCCTTCTTCCATTATCCCAGCAGGTACTTCCAGCAACTCTCTTCCTGTCGCATATCTGAATTGGCGAACTAACACAATTTCGCCTTTGTCATTAACAGCCAGAATTGCCACCGCCGGAGCATGTTTGACCACTTCTCTTCTGGTTACGTGGCCATTGGGCAACCTTACTTCATCGACGCTTAATTTAACTATCTTTCCACTATAAACTTCCCTAGAAGATATACATTGCTCGTCTTTATCCATGATTAAGAATTGGCCTGGGCTACGGACTGCTTACCAACTTCCTGCCCCTTTTCAAAAGCTTTCATGTTGATCTCAAGAAGATGGGCTTTTTTCGCACCCAATATTTCTTTTACAGCTTCTTTAAGGGCATCCACTGAAGCTATATCGGCAGCTTCCGCCAAAGCCCCAAGAACTACGATGTTTGCTACCTTCTCGTTGCCCAATTCCATAGCGATACTGTTTGCCTGCACTTTCACTATATTTATATCATCCCGCGGATCATTGTAAGTGACGAGATCTTCGTTGTAAATTAAAACCCCTCCCTTTTTTAAGTTTCCAACAAACTTCGCAAGGGAAGGCTGATTCATGATGATCAGGACATCAGGAGAAGAAACCAGGGGAGAAGCTACCTCACCATCGCTTACAATGACACTGCAATTAGCCGTACCACCACGCATTTCCGGTCCATAAGAGGGAATCCACATCACATTATTGCCCTCGTTTAAAGCCGCATGAGCAACTATTTGACCTAGAAGCATTACCCCTTGGCCACCAAAACCTGCTGCAATCATTTCTCTATAAAAGCTCATCTGATTCACCTACCTTAATTAGGGAGCTTAAACTCGCCCAAGGGATAGTAAGGGATCATATTCTCCTCTAGCCATTTCAAGGCTTCCGTGGGCCGCATACCCCAGTTGGTCGGGCATGTGGAAAGCACTTCCACTAGAGAAAAGCCCTTACCGTCGATCTGGGTTTGGAAGGCCTTTTTAATGGCTTCCTTTGTTTTTATTACGTACTTTGGCCTTGCCACGGTAACGCGAGCTATGTAGCCCGGAGCCTCCAATGTTGCGAGCATCTCTGCCACTCTTATAGGATAACCATTTGCCTTTGGATCCCTTCCGAAGGGACAAGTGGTAGTTCTTTGCTTAAGAAGTGTCGTTGGGGCCATTTGGCCACCAGTCATGCCATATATTGCATTATTGATAAAGATGACAGTTATATTTTCACCCCTATTGGCAGCATGTACTATCTCAGCCGCACCTATAGAAGCAAGATCCCCGTCTCCTTGATAGGTGAAAACCGTCAAATCAGGCCTTACTCTCTTGCAGCCTGTGGCAACTGCAGGAGCTCTTCCATGGGCCGCCTCATACATATCTGTATTGATGTAATTATAGAGCAACACGGCACAGCCAACCGGTGCTACACCAACTGTCTTCTCCTGGATTCCTAGCTCATCTATAACTTCGGCCACTAAGCGATGAACGATGCCATGAGTGCATCCCGGACAGTAGTGTGTTGAAACATCGGTCATTGATTTAGGGCGCTCAAATATCTTCACTTCAGCCATCTCTGTCCCCCCCATATTAACCTAGCAGTTTCTTAGCGGCTTCTTCGATCTCTTCGACCGATGGTGCCATTCCGCCGCACCTTCCGTAAAAGCTAACCGGAACCTTGCCCTGCACACCCAGCTTCACGTCCTCTATCATTTGGCCACAGCTCATCTCGACGACCAAAACGTGTTTGACTCCATCGGGAAGATCGTTAAATGGTTTGTAAGGGAAGGGATACAGGCTTTGCGGTCTTATTAAACCAACTTTCATGCCCTGATCCCTCAATTTCTTTATCGAGGACTTGGCAATTCTTGCAGTGGTCCCATATGCAGCAATTACTACATCGGCATCTTCTACGCCAACGGACTCGTATCGCACTTCTTTCTCTTCCATCCTGCGATATTTTTCTTGAAGTTCTTGATTGTGTTTCTCAAGCATCTCGGGGTCTAAGGATAAGCTCTTTATTAAAGCTCTCTTGCCTCTTTCGGCCATATATCCTATTGCCCATTCCTTCGGATCGGGAATATCGTAATTCAGTTTTACCTTTTTGAATTCTATTGCCTCCATCATCTGCCCCATGAACCCGTCGGCCAATATCATGACCGGATTGCGGTAATATTCTGCTAAATCGAAAGCCATCATTATAAATTCCGTGGCTTCCTGTAAAGTTCCCGGAGCAAGTGTCAATAATCTGTAATCGCCATGGCCACCGCCCTTGGTCGCCTGAAAGTAATCTGATTGAGCGGGCAAGATACCGCCTAAACCCGGCCCCCCGCGCATCACATTTATGATGACACAGGGTAACTCTGCGGCTGTAATGTAGCTTATACCTTCGCTCATCAAAGAAATCCCGGGGCTCGATGAGGAGATTAAGGTCCTAAAACCAGTTCCCGCTGCCCCAAAGATCATATTAATTCCGGCAACTTCGCTCTCCGCTTGAAGGTATACCCCACCAACTTCAGGCAATCTCTTTGACATGTATTCCGGTATTTCGTTCTGCGGCGTTATCGGATATCCGAAGAAATATTTACATCCCGCTTGCACGGCGGCTTCGGCAAATGCTTCGTTGCCTTTCATTAAAACTCGATTGGACACTGATCACACCCCCACTTATTTAAGATTCTACGCGGTATACCTCGATTGCTACATCAGGACACATCATAGCGCACATTTTGCATGCAACACATCCTTCTTTGAACTGCTCTGCGGGCCTGTAGCCCTTACTGTTAATGCGATCGGAAATTTTGAGCACCTTGTTCGGACAGGCTTCGACACAAAGACCACAGCTCTTGCACTTTTCCTCCAAAACCTCAACTCGCCCTTTAGGCATTTAAACCTCACTCCTTTCCCAAGGCATTAGAATTTTTCGGGTTAAAGGCCAAATAACTGCATCTCTAACCCTTTCTGCAACTTCGTCATAATTCGGGGTCGTGGTGCTAAGATAATACAGAGGTATTTGGTCCCTCATGGAATAATTTCTTACCACCTCATACCCCGAAACTACATTTTCAACTGCTGTATCGTTTCCCAAATGGGGATTACAAATAACGCCGTCAATCGATAAACCGGAAACATTTTCGATGTTCTGTTTTAATTTTTCTATTTCCTCTTCGGTAGAACTCATAGGTCTAAAGGGATTGACGACATACAAAACCGTGTGGTCCTGTTGTTCTATCTCGGGAAGAAGTTGTGTAAGGGCTAGAGCACCCTTTTCATCTCCACCTATATCCAACAAAACCCTTTTGTTGTCCATAATGGCATTATGAACTTCGGCACTAACAAGGGGTAAATCGCTCCATTTCGTTTCTCCCGGCGGAGTAATGACTTTATAACCCTCTTTCTGTAAAGTCGAGGCTATATCTCTTAGGCAAAAGTAAGGATTTGTGATATCGACGTCAACTATGGTAATTTCTTCCCCTTTTGCTTTGAATGCGCTGGCCAGATTTAGCAAAAACTCCGTCTT encodes:
- a CDS encoding tyrosine-type recombinase/integrase, with protein sequence MIEVPEESHKLVRDFAGYLRLERGYSENTIEAYMTDIAKWIKFCSNQNLDPIPPRHEYMSRFLKAMASEGKSKASLQRYAAAIRSWNRYLTIEGWVDGEQWLPSLPSKEQKLPRILSEGEIERLISSCRDGSVLGGRDETLFELAYGCGLRASEVCSLALEDIDWRAGTLRVIGKGDKERVVPLLGSVKEKLRHYVDAIRPLLNRREERWLFLTRTGRKLHREDLWRVIRRRGKTAGIPSVRLHPHVLRHSLATHMLRRGLDLRTLQELLGHASISTTERYTHLDLELRDIYDKCHPRA
- a CDS encoding NUDIX hydrolase, producing MDKDEQCISSREVYSGKIVKLSVDEVRLPNGHVTRREVVKHAPAVAILAVNDKGEIVLVRQFRYATGRELLEVPAGIMEEGESPAETAKRELREEVGYDARNIEHIASFYSSPGFANEIIHLFYATEIFPSKLDGDEDEIIEKVIVAPKECQRLIEAKKIEDAKTFAALMWYLNRRRDQ
- a CDS encoding 2-oxoacid:acceptor oxidoreductase family protein, producing the protein MSFYREMIAAGFGGQGVMLLGQIVAHAALNEGNNVMWIPSYGPEMRGGTANCSVIVSDGEVASPLVSSPDVLIIMNQPSLAKFVGNLKKGGVLIYNEDLVTYNDPRDDINIVKVQANSIAMELGNEKVANIVVLGALAEAADIASVDALKEAVKEILGAKKAHLLEINMKAFEKGQEVGKQSVAQANS
- a CDS encoding thiamine pyrophosphate-dependent enzyme; translated protein: MAEVKIFERPKSMTDVSTHYCPGCTHGIVHRLVAEVIDELGIQEKTVGVAPVGCAVLLYNYINTDMYEAAHGRAPAVATGCKRVRPDLTVFTYQGDGDLASIGAAEIVHAANRGENITVIFINNAIYGMTGGQMAPTTLLKQRTTTCPFGRDPKANGYPIRVAEMLATLEAPGYIARVTVARPKYVIKTKEAIKKAFQTQIDGKGFSLVEVLSTCPTNWGMRPTEALKWLEENMIPYYPLGEFKLPN
- the vorB gene encoding 3-methyl-2-oxobutanoate dehydrogenase subunit VorB encodes the protein MSNRVLMKGNEAFAEAAVQAGCKYFFGYPITPQNEIPEYMSKRLPEVGGVYLQAESEVAGINMIFGAAGTGFRTLISSSSPGISLMSEGISYITAAELPCVIINVMRGGPGLGGILPAQSDYFQATKGGGHGDYRLLTLAPGTLQEATEFIMMAFDLAEYYRNPVMILADGFMGQMMEAIEFKKVKLNYDIPDPKEWAIGYMAERGKRALIKSLSLDPEMLEKHNQELQEKYRRMEEKEVRYESVGVEDADVVIAAYGTTARIAKSSIKKLRDQGMKVGLIRPQSLYPFPYKPFNDLPDGVKHVLVVEMSCGQMIEDVKLGVQGKVPVSFYGRCGGMAPSVEEIEEAAKKLLG
- a CDS encoding 4Fe-4S dicluster domain-containing protein, with product MPKGRVEVLEEKCKSCGLCVEACPNKVLKISDRINSKGYRPAEQFKEGCVACKMCAMMCPDVAIEVYRVES
- a CDS encoding nucleotide-binding protein, with amino-acid sequence MLIWDNIRHEALKKYRWGKIIAVTGRLGSGKTEFLLNLASAFKAKGEEITIVDVDITNPYFCLRDIASTLQKEGYKVITPPGETKWSDLPLVSAEVHNAIMDNKRVLLDIGGDEKGALALTQLLPEIEQQDHTVLYVVNPFRPMSSTEEEIEKLKQNIENVSGLSIDGVICNPHLGNDTAVENVVSGYEVVRNYSMRDQIPLYYLSTTTPNYDEVAERVRDAVIWPLTRKILMPWERSEV